In Paenibacillus dendritiformis, the DNA window CGCTTGTTCAAAAATAGTACCGGATTCAATCCAACGTCGTTCAAAGCGGCGCATAAGACGGAGGCGAAGTGACAGATGATGGCGGATACGGAGAACAAGATGCGGCTGTTTATCGGCGTGCCGCTGGGCGAGCCTGCCAGCGCGGCTCTCGATAACTGGGCGAAGCAATCCCGGAGCCATTGGACATTTTCACGCTGGGTTCATCCTGCGGATTACCATATCACGCTGCAATTTCTTGGCGACACTCCGGAGTCGAAGCTGGGGCCGCTGCTGGAAGGGTTGAACCGGACGGCGGCCCGCAGCGCGCCGTTCCGGCTGGCCTTGGGCGGTTGGGGCACATTCGGCCTCCCCGAATCGCCGCGAGTCCTATGGGCCGCCGTCGCCGGAGATATCGACAGGCTTCATGAACTGCATCATCAGATTCTGGAGACGACCGCACCGCTCGGCTTCATGCCGGAAGCGAGGCCGTACCGGCCCCATATTACGTTGGCCCGCAAGTATAAGGGCACTGCGCCATGGGACCGGAGCATGCTGGAGGCGGATACGAGCGGCGCGGCGGAATGGACGGCGGACCGGTTCTGTCTGTTCCGGACGCATATGCAGGCGGCGCCGATGTACGAACGGCTGGGGGAGTTTCGGTTATCCGGTACTTCCGGTTCATAAAAAAGGGCTGGTTTTCACCCGGAGGACATCCGGGGAAAACGGGCCCTTTTTCACATATATTTACCGGTTTGCCACCTTTATAATAAAAAAGACCTGTCCAACCGGCATTTTTCGCCAGGAACAGGCCTTTTCATGTCTTCGTTGGCGAGGACTGTACCAGACAGGAGGGATGAGACACATTTTGAACAAGCGCGTACACGCCGTAAACTGTCGGGAAAAGCTGTTATCGAACCGGTATGACGATCCTGCGGCCTGCCGCCGTGACTGCCGGAAGGAATGGAGGAGATACGTATGAACAGACTCGCATCTCGGGCTGGTCTGCTGCTGCTTCTCGTATCTGCCGCCCTGATGGCCGGGTTCAAGCAAGCTAACGAACCGCAGCAGGCGACATGGGTATGGCAGGCCGAGCGCATCGTTTCGGAGCCGAAGCAATTATTATCTTTTGCCAAAAATAATCGGATTGATGTACTGTACCTGCATATCCACCCGGATGTTCCGGAATCGGCATACCGCCAATTCGTGCGGGAGGCCGCCCAGGAAGGCATTGAAGTGCACGCGCTGGCGGGCGATCCGGCATGGGCGCTGCCGGAATACCGCGAGCGGATGTTGGCTTTTCTGCACAAAATCCAACATTATAATGCAGAAGCTGCGGAAGAGGAGCGGTTCCGGGGAATCCACCTTGATATCGAGCCGTATGTGCTTCCGCAATGGCAAGAGGACCCGAGCGAGATTATAGATGGGTGGATGGATAACCTCGACGTCTTCCTGGAAGCCGGACGGAAGACAGGCAATCTCGAGTTCGGCGTGGATATCCCGGTATGGTTCGACGGCTTCGCCGGAACAGATTCGTCGGAGGCTTCTTTGGCGGAATCGGTCATGAAGCGCTTTGATTCCACGACGCTGATGGCGTATCGTCACGAGCTGGAAGGAGGGAATGGGATCCTGGCCCTCATTCGCGAGGAGATGGCTATCGGGGATCGGCTTGGCACGAAGGTATTGGTCGGGATCAACGCCAAGCCGATGCCGGGCGAGGAGCATACGACCTTCGCCAATCAAGGGGCCGCGGCCATGGCCGATGCTTTGAAGCAGCTCGGCGCTTCGCTGGCGGGACATCCTTCCTTTGGAGGAACCGCCGTACACGATTACCGCTATTGGTACGACCTGATGGCGCAGCAGCCGGATGTGCCCGATCCGGCGGATCCGGAACCAAAGCCGGAGCCCGATCCTGGCCCAGAGCTAGATCCAGAGCCCGATCCCGGGAACAAGCCTGAACCGGAACCGAACCCCGGCCCGGGACAGCCCGAACCCGCTCCGGAGCCCGATTGGGTCCCGGACGCTTCACTGATTGAACGCGTCAAGCCGATTGTCGGAACCTATATTTGGCGGGCCGAGCTGGCGATTCACCAGCCTGACCAGATCATTGCCTTTGCCCGGGACAAAGGCGTCAATCTGCTTTACGTTCGGTTGGATCTGGAGCAGCCGTACGACGTCTACCGCCCTCTCGTGAAGAAGGCTCATGAGGCGGGCATCGAGATGCACGCCATGGGGGGCCACCCCGGCTGGGCGCTGCAGGAGAATGCGCCGCGGATTCGCAGGCTGATCGACTATGTGAAGAAGTATAACCGCGCGGCGGAAGCCGATGAGCGCTTCCACGGCATCCATCTGGATGTCGAACCGTATGTGATCCCGGATTGGTCGAGCCGAAAGGACGAGGTGCTGCGCCAATGGACAGCCAACATGAAGATGTTCGTGGAGGAGACGAAGCGGAATTCGAATTTGGAGACGAGCATCGATTTGGCGGTGTGGCTGGATCGGACCCATCTCTCTGACGAGCCGGATCTGTCGGTCAGCGAGTGGATGATCCGGACGATGGATCATGTATCGCTGATGGCGTTCCGCAACACGGCCGACGGCTCGAACGGCATTGCGGCCGTTGTCCGCGAAGAGATGCGGATGGCCGATCGGCACGGAAAGCCGCTCATCGTCACCGTCGAGATGAAGCGGAGTCCGGAAGGCGGCCATATTTCCTTTTTCGACAAAGGCAGCGCCGAGATGGAGAAGCAGCTCTCTCTCCTGCCTGAGCTATTAGGCGAGTTCACCGCTTATATCGGCAATGCGGTGCATGCCTATGATTATTGGAAGGAAGCGAAGCCTTGATGCGGCTTTCCTTGGCCCCTTCTGGCCGTTAATCCGTCCAAGCAAGACCACTTTCTCTTCCGGGTATGTTCTTCTTGATGAAGAAAGTGGTCTTCGCTCGTTCAATTCGAGCCTTGAAGCAAGACAGAGAGCAAGAGAGCGGGTTGAAGGGGTTTATTTACGGGAAAACGGATCATACTGAATAATGACCCCGTGTGCCGGACAAGACGCGTTTGCGCAGACAGGCTGAAAATAACCTGAATACATAAATTATTTTCTTGTAATTGGTTGGACGGTATGATAGAATTACTTCTGTTGTTTGGAATACGGTGGTCCTCTATATTCGATGAGGTCGAGCGCATGGGGCGCTCCCGAGATGTATGAACACCTGTGTGGAAGGAGGGAGTCCAAGATGAATATCGTTCAAGCAATTACGCAAGACCAGCTTCGCAAGGATATTCCTAGCTTTCGTCCCGGCGATACTTTGAAAGTATATGTAAAAGTTATCGAGGGATCCCGCGAGCGTGTCCAGTTGTTCGAAGGTGTGGTCATTAAGCGTCGTGGCGGCGGAATCAGCGAAACATTCACCGTTCGTAAGATTTCTTACGGGGTAGGTGTTGAGCGTACGTTCCCGCTTCATACGCCTAAAATCGATAGAATCGAAGTGGCTCGCCGTGGTAAAGTGCGTCGTGCGAAGCTTTATTATCTTCGCAATCTTCGCGGTAAAGCAGCGAGAATCAAAGAAATCCGTTAAGGAACCGGGGGCTTGCTTGACTGCAAGTCCCTTTTGCTATTTTATTCCACGTGAGTGGCCAAAGCTTGCATGTTCGCCTATCGATAGCGTATGATATGACTGCATAGCAGCAATTCGAGGAAAGCGGGGCACTGCCGATGGATCAACACGACCAAATGATGCAACCGAATGCGGCGGAAGAGCCGCCAACCAAAAAGCCGCAAGCGAAAAACGAGCTACTGGAGTGGGTGAAAGCGATTGCGATTGCCGTTGTGCTCGTCGTCATCGTGCGATGGCTTTTGTTTGCTCCGTTTATCGTAGACGGCCCTTCTATGGAACCGAATTTCTGGACGGGCGAGCGACTTATTGTGAATAAAGTACTGTATGATTTCCGCGAGCCGAAGCGCGGGGAAGTGGTCGTCTTCCACGTACCGGAGGAGAATCGCGATTTGATTAAGCGGGTTATCGGCGTGGCCGGGGATACGATTGAGTACCGCGGCGACGATCTGTACGTCAATGGCAATAAGGTTGAAGAACCTTACATACAAGAAGCGCTGGACGAAGCTCATAAAAATGGCGAGCTGTACAATGACCGCGATTTCCCGAATGATCTGATTCAAAAGAACACGGTGCCGGAAGGGCACATTTTCGTTATGGGGGATCACCGGAACAACAGCACGGACAGCCGCATGCTTGGATTTATTTCGCTGAAGGACGTCATCGGAAGAGCGGATGTTATTTTCTGGCCGCCATCACATGCGAAGCTCGTACAACACCATTAGACAGGCAGGAACTGAATCATCAGGAGGTGGATGCCGATGACTATCCAATGGTTCCCCGGGCATATGACGCGCGCCCGGCGGCAGATCCAGGAGAAGCTCAAGCTCATTGATGTCGCCATCGAACTATTGGACGCGCGGTTGCCCATGTCCAGCCGCAATCCGATGATTGGCGACATTTTGCAAAATAAGCCGCGGCTCATTTTATTGAACAAGGCGGATCTCGCCGATCCGGAGATGAATGCGCGCTGGCTGCAGGCGTTCCGCGGCGAAGGGCATGCGGCCCTGGCGATCGACGCCTCGACGGGGACGAATGTCGCCCAGATACCTGGCGAAGCCCGGAAGCTGCTGGAAGAGAAAATTCAGCGCCAGCTCGCAAAGGGAATGAAGCCGCGACCGGTGCGCGCGCTTATCGTCGGCATCCCGAATGTCGGCAAATCGACACTCATCAACAAGCTGGCTGGCCGAAGCGTGGCCGCGACCGGCGATCGCCCAGGGGTCACCAAGGGACAGCAGTGGATTAAGGTCGGCTCTGAAATGGAGCTGCTCGATACCCCGGGTATTTTGTGGCCCAAGTTCGAGGACCAGGAAGTCGGCTATCGGCTTGCGGCGACCGGAGCGATCAAGGATGAAATATTGAACGTCGAAGACATCGCGTTCTATTCGCTCAAGCAACTGGCCGATCAGTACCGGGAGCGTCTCAATGAACGTTACGGCCTCGATATTCCGCCGGAAGGCGGCCGGGAACAAGATGAGATTGTCGAGATAATGGAAGCGATCGGCCGCAAGCGCGGATGTCTGATGGCTGGCGGACGCGTCGATCTGGAGAAAGCGTCAAGCCTCATCTTGCGGGATCTGCGCGGAGGCAAGCTGGGCCGGATTACGCTCGAGGAGCCGTATTCCTTCCTCGTCAATGAGAACGGGAATTGAACGGGAGAACGCCGTATGCGCCGATTCATCGGACGCGCGGCGTTTTTTTGATCTGTGACACATTTTCTGTCTCTACTGCATTTTCCCTGCCGGTCAACCGCATCAAAAACTAGCGTATGGCATAGAAGCCATTTTCCAATCAGTCAAGGGTGAACTCCATGTGTACAGGCTCTTATGAGCACTCTCCCATCGGGTCAGGGAATGTGTATATGTGGGGGGGGGGGCTTATGAGCACTCTCCCATCGGGTCAGGGAATGCGTATGTGTGGGCTCTTATGAGCACTCTCCCATTGGGTCAGGGAATGCGTATGTGTGTGGGCTCTTATGGGCAATCTCCCATTGGGGCAGGGAATGCGTATGTGTGGAGGGTCTTATGACACTCTCCCATTGGGTCAGGGAACTGAGCGTGTGTGGGCTCTTATGAGCATTCTCCCATCCGGTCAGGAAGGCCCGGAGATCTTCTCGTACCCGTACCCTTAGCTCAGAAGGCTGTTCTTGAGCTTCAGTCCATTCGGATAATCGCTTATGGTTAATGAATTTCAAAGAAGGGCGTATGAGATAGACTGACCGAAAGGGATATTGATGAAAAGGATGGGAGTAGAAGATTCGGTTCAACCTGATCAGAGGGGAGACTGGCGAAAAGAGCAGGAATCATGGCTGCTCACAGCTACACAAAAATTGGTGCCATTCGCATGAAGGTGAAACACGCTAGTCCGAATTCGGCACAAAATGACATGTTGTTCCATATGCAGAACATATGTCGTTATTTGGCGTATAGATAGATGTGAAAAAGCACTCGTATCGGGGAGCTCTGCCAAGCGGGACGGATGATGGAAACTAAAGGAAAAACAGGCGAGTGAAGTGCAGGAAGAGGGGATAGGTTATGGGGCAACGCAAGACAGCGGAACCAGAGGCGGAAGCGATTGATCTGACCGCATGGGAGAAGCGGTTATGGGAGGAAGGGCTTCAGTATGTGGCCGGTATTGATGAGGTCGGGCGGGGCTGCCTGTTCGGCGATGTGGTTGCGGCGGCGGTCATACTTCCTGCGGGTATCGTGATTGAGGGGATAAATGATTCGAAGAAGCTATCGGCCAAAAAGCGGGAGGCGCTCTACGAAGAGATCACGGAATGCGCAGTCGCTTGGTCTGTCGCGCAGGTCGACGTGTCGACCATTGATCGCATCAATATTAAGCAGGCTTCTCGCCTGGCCATGAAGCAGGCCGTCGATGGGCTCGGCGTCCGACCAGACATGCTGCTAATCGACGCGGAGCGGATTGATTGCCCGCTGCCGCAGGAAGCGATTGTGAAAGGGGACGCGAACAGCCAATCTATCGCTGCGGCTTCGATTGTCGCCAAGGTAACGCGCGATCGGCTGTGCGCTGGCTTGTGGGACGAGCTCTACCCTGACTATGGCATTGCCGTACATAAAGGATATGCAACGAAGCTGCATCGAGAGCAGCTGGAGCGGCTCGGACCGACACCGATGCACCGCAAGTCGTTCCTGAAGTCGCTCTTCCCGGAGGAAGAGCAGT includes these proteins:
- the ylqF gene encoding ribosome biogenesis GTPase YlqF; translated protein: MTIQWFPGHMTRARRQIQEKLKLIDVAIELLDARLPMSSRNPMIGDILQNKPRLILLNKADLADPEMNARWLQAFRGEGHAALAIDASTGTNVAQIPGEARKLLEEKIQRQLAKGMKPRPVRALIVGIPNVGKSTLINKLAGRSVAATGDRPGVTKGQQWIKVGSEMELLDTPGILWPKFEDQEVGYRLAATGAIKDEILNVEDIAFYSLKQLADQYRERLNERYGLDIPPEGGREQDEIVEIMEAIGRKRGCLMAGGRVDLEKASSLILRDLRGGKLGRITLEEPYSFLVNENGN
- the lepB gene encoding signal peptidase I — encoded protein: MDQHDQMMQPNAAEEPPTKKPQAKNELLEWVKAIAIAVVLVVIVRWLLFAPFIVDGPSMEPNFWTGERLIVNKVLYDFREPKRGEVVVFHVPEENRDLIKRVIGVAGDTIEYRGDDLYVNGNKVEEPYIQEALDEAHKNGELYNDRDFPNDLIQKNTVPEGHIFVMGDHRNNSTDSRMLGFISLKDVIGRADVIFWPPSHAKLVQHH
- a CDS encoding ribonuclease HII, which gives rise to MGQRKTAEPEAEAIDLTAWEKRLWEEGLQYVAGIDEVGRGCLFGDVVAAAVILPAGIVIEGINDSKKLSAKKREALYEEITECAVAWSVAQVDVSTIDRINIKQASRLAMKQAVDGLGVRPDMLLIDAERIDCPLPQEAIVKGDANSQSIAAASIVAKVTRDRLCAGLWDELYPDYGIAVHKGYATKLHREQLERLGPTPMHRKSFLKSLFPEEEQLSLF
- the rplS gene encoding 50S ribosomal protein L19, with the translated sequence MNIVQAITQDQLRKDIPSFRPGDTLKVYVKVIEGSRERVQLFEGVVIKRRGGGISETFTVRKISYGVGVERTFPLHTPKIDRIEVARRGKVRRAKLYYLRNLRGKAARIKEIR
- the thpR gene encoding RNA 2',3'-cyclic phosphodiesterase, producing the protein MMADTENKMRLFIGVPLGEPASAALDNWAKQSRSHWTFSRWVHPADYHITLQFLGDTPESKLGPLLEGLNRTAARSAPFRLALGGWGTFGLPESPRVLWAAVAGDIDRLHELHHQILETTAPLGFMPEARPYRPHITLARKYKGTAPWDRSMLEADTSGAAEWTADRFCLFRTHMQAAPMYERLGEFRLSGTSGS